A window from Malania oleifera isolate guangnan ecotype guangnan chromosome 7, ASM2987363v1, whole genome shotgun sequence encodes these proteins:
- the LOC131159712 gene encoding auxin-induced protein 15A-like: MQDEKKMKVKKGWLAVEVGLEEEDGGFQRFVMPISYLHHPLFRQLLEKAQEVYGYHAAGPLRLPCSVNDFLCLRWQIEKEKSDHQSSRRRHHHHHLHPLAGSLSFQSC; encoded by the coding sequence ATGCAGGATGAGAAGAAGATGAAGGTGAAGAAAGGATGGCTGGCAGTGGAAGTAGGGTTGGAGGAAGAAGATGGAGGGTTTCAGAGATTTGTGATGCCCATCTCCTACCTCCACCACCCTCTTTTCCGGCAGCTCTTGGAAAAAGCTCAGGAGGTTTACGGGTACCACGCGGCCGGCCCCCTGCGGCTGCCGTGCTCCGTCAATGATTTCCTCTGCCTACGGTGGCAGATCGAGAAGGAGAAGAGTGACCATCAGAGCAGCCGCCgccgccaccaccaccaccatctcCACCCTCTAGCTGGTTCTTTGTCCTTTCAGTCttgttaa